In Salvelinus sp. IW2-2015 linkage group LG23, ASM291031v2, whole genome shotgun sequence, a genomic segment contains:
- the LOC111951026 gene encoding LRRN4 C-terminal-like protein: MSANKDCPPPLIIJLLALLNGSSSFAAPSDVSWTNHTATLPLRPNGDTYDLLQLHSDDYYDTFTDPPSHPPPAPSQGTNPQPCDYDPCREQQPPCSQLAASSGCLCPGVSGPHAAPEAPYLKRLSMDGSGVVVQWCAPLSFVTHYKVVVGALEPLVFGVDQRSGTVMGMGQGAEVCVVAVNYVGVSERQEGSCTMYEPPGDSSVALKAGLIGGALGLLLLLSLAVLLWRHRARRKADARITQATEETL, from the coding sequence ATGTCCGCCAATAAGGATTGTCCACCTCCACTGATAATCMTCTTACTGGCCCTTCTTAATGGCTCCTCCTCCTTTGCCGCACCTTCTGACGTCTCATGGACCAACCACACAGCCACCCTGCCTCTGAGGCCAAACGGAGACACTTACGACCTGTTGCAGCTCCACTCAGACGACTACTACGATACATTTACGGATCCACCCAGTCACCCCCCACCTGCCCCCTCACAGGGCACCAATCCTCAACCCTGTGACTATGACCCCTGCCGGGAGCAACAGCCTCCCTGTTCCCAGCTAGCAGCCTCCAGCGGCTGCCTGTGTCCGGGGGTGAGTGGGCCCCATGCGGCCCCAGAGGCTCCCTACCTGAAGAGACTGTCTATGGACGGTTCAGGAGTTGTGGTTCAGTGGTGTGCACCATTGTCTTTCGTGACCCATTATAAGGTGGTGGTGGGTGCGCTGGAGCCCTTGGTGTTTGGTGTAGACCAGAGGAGTGGTACTGTGATGGGGATGGGGCAGGgggcagaggtgtgtgtggtggcggTGAATTATGTTGGAGTCAGTGAGCGTCAGGAGGGGTCCTGTACGATGTACGAGCCCCCTGGGGACAGCAGTGTGGCCCTCAAAGCTGGGCTGATCGGAGGGGCCCTGGGGCTCCTGTTGCTCCTCTCACTGGCTGTCCTGCTCTGGAGGCACAGGGCTCGGAGAAAAGCAGATGCCAGGATCACCCAGGCCACAGAGGAAACACTATGA